A DNA window from Camelina sativa cultivar DH55 chromosome 17, Cs, whole genome shotgun sequence contains the following coding sequences:
- the LOC104756624 gene encoding polyadenylate-binding protein 3: MAAAVATGVAPATMVDQVPSPTAQTSVQISVSVPVPSPETVAAVADQTHPNSSLYAGDLDPRVTEAHLFDLFKHVATVVSVRVCRDQNRRSLGYAYINFSNPNDAYRAMEALNYTPLFDRPIRIMLSNRDPSTRLSGKGNIFIKNLDASIDNKALFETFSSFGTILSCKVAMDVTGRSKGYGFVQFEKEESAQAAIDKLNGMLMNDKQVYVGHFIRRQERARDENAPTPRFTNVYVKNLPKEIGEDELRKTFSKFGVISSAVVMRDQSGTSRCFGFVNFECTDAAASAVEKMNGISLGEDVLYVGRAQKKSEREEELRRKFEQERINRFEKSQGANLYLKNLDDSVDDEKLKEMFSEFGNVTSSKVMLNPQGMSRGFGFVAYSNPEEALRALSEMNGKMIGRKPLYIALAQRKEDRRAHLQALFSQIRAPGPMSGFHHPPSGPMPGPPQHMYVGQNGTSLVPSQPIGYGFQPQFIPGMRPGSGPGNFIMPYPLQRGQIQTGPRMGFRRGATNMQHHIQQQQQLMHRNPTPGMRYMNGASNGRNGMDSSVPQGILPPIMPLPRDASSISHQKAPLLPISKLTSSLASASPADRTRMLGEQLYPLVERHEPLHVAKVTGMLLEMDQAEILHLMESPEALKSKVSEALDVLRLSVDQPDHDLGFSTTD; the protein is encoded by the exons ATGGCAGCGGCGGTTGCAACGGGTGTTGCACCGGCGACAATGGTTGATCAGGTTCCAAGTCCGACAGCTCAAACTTCGGTTCAGATATCGGTTTCAGTACCGGTTCCCTCTCCAGAGACGGTGGCAGCAGTGGCCGATCAAACCCACCCGAACTCGTCGCTCTATGCGGGAGATCTGGACCCGAGAGTGACCGAAGCGCATCTGTTTGATTTGTTCAAACATGTAGCTACTGTTGTCTCGGTTAGAGTTTGTCGTGATCAGAACCGTCGCTCTTTGGGATATGCCTACATCAATTTCAGTAACCCTAATGATG CTTACCGTGCAATGGAGGCTTTGAACTACACTCCCCTCTTTGATAGGCCTATTCGGATCATGCTCTCTAACCGTGATCCAAGCACGCGATTGAGCGGCAAAGGGAACATTTTCATCAAGAACCTTGATGCCTCAATCGACAACAAGGCCTTGTTCGAGACGTTTTCAAGCTTTGGAACCATCCTCTCCTGCAAAGTGGCAATGGACGTGACTGGCCGGTCAAAGGGATACGGATTTGTCCAGTTCGAGAAGGAGGAGTCGGCTCAAGCCGCAATTGACAAGCTTAACGGAATGCTAATGAACGACAAGCAAGTCTACGTGGGACACTTCATCAGACGCCAAGAACGCGCTAGGGATGAAAACGCCCCTACACCACGTTTCACTAACGTGTACGTCAAGAATCTCCCAAAGGAGATTGGTGAGGACGAGCTACGGAAAACGTTCAGTAAATTTGGAGTGATATCGAGTGCGGTTGTGATGAGGGACCAGAGCGGGACCTCGAGGTGTTTTGGGTTTGTGAACTTTGAGTGTACGGATGCAGCCGCTAGCGCGGTTGAGAAGATGAACGGGATTAGCTTAGGGGAAGATGTGTTGTACGTTGGAAGGGCGCAGAAGAAGTctgagagagaggaagagcTAAGAAGGAAGTTTGAGCAGGAGAGGATAAACAGGTTTGAGAAATCTCAGGGAGCGAATCTGTATTTGAAGAATCTTGATGATAGCGTTGATGATGAGAAACTCAAGGAAATGTTCTCTGAGTTTGGAAATGTAACCTCTTCCAAG GTTATGCTTAATCCACAAGGAATGAGCAgaggatttggttttgttgcttATTCCAACCCTGAAGAAGCTTTAAGAGCT CTGAGTGAAATGAATGGGAAGATGATAGGAAGGAAACCACTATACATAGCTCTTGCGCAGCGGAAAGAAGATAGACGAGCACACTTACAG gCGTTGTTTTCTCAGATTAGAGCACCAGGGCCAATGTCGGGGTTCCATCACCCGCCAAGTGGACCAATGCCTGGTCCACCTCAACACATGTACGTAGGCCAGAACGGAACAAGTCTAGTCCCGTCCCAGCCCATTGGATACGGTTTCCAGCCTCAGTTCATCCCAGGGATGCGTCCAGGTTCTGGTCCTGGCAATTTCATCATGCCGTATCCGCTTCAGAGAGGACAAATTCAGACCGGTCCTCGTATGGGATTCAGGAGAGGTGCAACTAACATGCAGCACCacatccaacaacaacaacaa CTTATGCACCGTAACCCGACCCCGGGAATGAGATATATGAACGGGGCGAGTAACGGGAGGAACGGTATGGATTCGAGTGTTCCGCAAGGTATATTGCCTCCAATCATGCCTTTGCCAAGAGatgcttcttcaatctctcatCAGAAAGCTCCTCTCCTTCCAATCTCTAAGCTCACTTCTTCCTTAGCTTCTGCTAGTCCAGCTGACCGTACTCGG ATGCTTGGAGAGCAACTTTACCCACTTGTGGAAAGGCATGAACCACTTCACGTGGCTAAAGTCACAGGAATGTTGTTGGAGATGGATCAAGCTGAGATCCTGCATTTGATGGAGTCACCAGAGGCACTCAAGTCTAAAGTATCTGAGGCTTTGGATGTTCTCAGGCTATCTGTTGATCAACCTGATCATGACCTTGGTTTCTCTACCACCGACTGA